One Cellulomonas sp. NS3 genomic region harbors:
- a CDS encoding IS5 family transposase (programmed frameshift) produces MSRRAVLTDAQWERIAPLLPLDVGKPGRRFRDHRQVVEGIVYRYRTGVAWRDLPAEFGPWQTVWKRHARFSRDGTWDNVLTELLAQADAAGDIDWAVSIDSTINRTHQHAATLPRTTGAGANHRNQLSEPADHAIGRSRGGLSTKIHHAVDGRGLPLVVMVGPGQGGDAPMCLPVLDAIRVPRLGPGRPRTRPDSVLADKAYSSRAIRTELRRRGIVAVIPEPRDQQGHRKRRGSRGGRPVTYDPDAYRGRNVVERSFNALKHWRGLATRYDKLALTYRGGAVLAAILAWLRAPSGARP; encoded by the exons GTGTCTCGTCGTGCGGTGTTGACCGATGCTCAGTGGGAGCGGATCGCTCCGCTGCTGCCCTTGGACGTGGGCAAGCCGGGACGCCGGTTTCGCGATCACCGGCAGGTGGTCGAGGGCATCGTCTACCGGTACCGGACCGGGGTCGCCTGGCGCGATCTGCCGGCGGAGTTCGGGCCGTGGCAGACGGTCTGGAAGCGACACGCCCGGTTCTCCAGGGACGGGACCTGGGACAACGTCCTGACCGAGCTGCTCGCCCAGGCCGACGCGGCCGGTGACATCGACTGGGCGGTTTCGATCGACTCCACGATCAACCGGACCCATCAGCACGCCGCGACCCTGCCCCGCACCACG GGGGCAGGCGCGAATCACAGGAATCAGTTATCGGAGCCGGCTGACCATGCGATCGGCCGGTCCCGGGGCGGGCTGTCCACGAAGATCCACCACGCGGTCGACGGCCGAGGGCTCCCGCTGGTCGTCATGGTCGGACCGGGGCAGGGCGGCGATGCCCCGATGTGTCTGCCGGTCCTGGACGCGATCCGCGTCCCGCGCCTCGGACCGGGCCGTCCGCGCACGCGCCCGGACTCGGTGCTGGCGGACAAGGCGTACTCCTCCCGGGCGATCCGCACCGAGCTGCGCCGTCGTGGGATCGTCGCGGTCATCCCCGAACCGCGCGACCAGCAAGGACACCGCAAGAGGCGCGGCTCACGCGGCGGTCGGCCCGTCACCTATGACCCCGACGCCTACCGCGGCCGCAACGTCGTCGAGCGGTCCTTCAACGCCCTCAAGCACTGGCGCGGCCTCGCCACCCGCTACGACAAGCTCGCCCTGACCTACCGCGGCGGCGCCGTCCTGGCCGCGATTCTGGCCTGGCTCCGCGCACCGTCGGGTGCGAGGCCCTAG
- a CDS encoding NtaA/DmoA family FMN-dependent monooxygenase (This protein belongs to a clade of FMN-dependent monooxygenases, within a broader family of flavin-dependent oxidoreductases, the luciferase-like monooxygenase (LMM) family, some of whose members use coenzyme F420 rather than FMN.): MTENSFLLGAVLGEMHGNHPGAWRMPSADPGAYTDVTTFVRAAQTAERGGLDYLFFPDRVFIWGDLESRPPIVTMEPTLTLAAIAPATRRIGLVTTVSTSFVEPYTLARQVRALDVMSHGRAGWQAIPSYEPEAFANYGLPVPPREEKYERFDEVIQITQALWGSWGRAAGTPDKTTGRFADTAHIRPINMQGRYVASRGPLQIPPSEQGQPVIFMPFASGLGVQAAAKYANGIIAGPSSIQQGKAQRDMMRALAVEAGRDADEVKFLAFAFVTVGATLQEAAQRRMGLEEAAGLEERLAQLSAVLGLRLDPADRDKPLTNAQVAALRPHPGAPQAVRALELARQGRTPHEILGHGVLDQSPSLLGTAEQIADMLQEWVQAGAADGFSVIIDDLHDGMDAFVDQVVPVLRQRGLRPDDYKGATLRDHLGLPEQLGPDPRLAARREA; this comes from the coding sequence ATGACCGAAAACTCGTTCCTGCTCGGAGCGGTCCTGGGCGAGATGCACGGCAACCATCCAGGAGCGTGGCGGATGCCTTCGGCTGATCCGGGCGCCTACACCGACGTGACGACCTTCGTGCGCGCCGCTCAGACCGCCGAGCGTGGCGGACTGGACTACCTGTTCTTCCCCGACCGGGTCTTCATCTGGGGTGATCTCGAATCACGTCCGCCCATCGTGACGATGGAGCCGACCTTGACTCTGGCTGCGATCGCCCCCGCCACCCGACGGATCGGCCTGGTCACCACGGTGTCGACCTCCTTCGTCGAGCCGTACACACTCGCCCGTCAAGTGCGCGCGCTGGACGTGATGAGTCACGGTCGCGCCGGCTGGCAGGCCATCCCCAGCTACGAGCCGGAGGCCTTCGCCAACTACGGGCTCCCCGTTCCCCCGCGCGAGGAGAAGTACGAACGCTTCGACGAGGTCATCCAGATCACCCAGGCGCTGTGGGGAAGCTGGGGCAGAGCCGCCGGCACCCCCGACAAGACCACCGGACGGTTCGCCGACACCGCACACATCCGCCCCATCAACATGCAGGGCCGCTACGTCGCCTCGCGTGGGCCCCTGCAGATCCCGCCATCCGAGCAGGGGCAACCGGTGATCTTCATGCCCTTCGCCAGCGGCCTCGGTGTCCAGGCCGCCGCCAAGTACGCCAACGGGATCATCGCCGGGCCATCGTCGATCCAACAGGGCAAAGCCCAACGCGACATGATGCGCGCGCTGGCTGTAGAAGCCGGTCGAGACGCGGACGAGGTGAAGTTCCTCGCCTTCGCCTTCGTCACCGTCGGCGCCACCCTGCAGGAAGCCGCTCAGCGACGCATGGGGCTGGAAGAGGCCGCCGGGCTCGAGGAACGCCTAGCCCAGCTGTCAGCGGTCCTCGGACTGCGCCTGGACCCGGCCGATCGCGACAAGCCGCTCACCAACGCTCAGGTCGCGGCCCTTCGCCCCCACCCCGGAGCCCCTCAAGCAGTCCGCGCCCTGGAGCTCGCCCGCCAGGGGCGCACCCCGCACGAGATCCTCGGTCACGGAGTCCTCGATCAATCTCCATCCCTGCTGGGAACGGCCGAGCAGATCGCCGACATGCTCCAGGAGTGGGTGCAGGCCGGGGCCGCCGATGGCTTCTCCGTCATCATCGACGACCTGCACGACGGGATGGACGCCTTCGTCGACCAGGTCGTGCCCGTCCTGCGTCAGCGCGGTCTGCGTCCCGACGACTACAAGGGAGCGACGCTGCGCGACCATCTCGGTCTTCCTGAGCAACTCGGTCCGGACCCGCGCCTGGCCGCACGCCGCGAAGCCTAA
- a CDS encoding flavin reductase family protein, which produces MTTSIPQLLDHGRDHALLRQVFALFPSGVAAVSADVDGEAVVLVATSFQVGISLDPPLVLLAVQHTSTSWPRLRDRPRLGVSVLGAAHDQAAIQLASTTARGERFTGLETTTTASGAHLIAGAAAWLECSVHSQTRAGDHDLILLRVHALAGAPGTEPLVWHGAGFRTLTPRPAAP; this is translated from the coding sequence GTGACCACCTCGATCCCACAACTCCTCGACCACGGCCGTGACCACGCCCTCCTCCGCCAGGTCTTCGCCCTGTTCCCCTCCGGGGTCGCGGCGGTCTCCGCGGACGTCGACGGCGAAGCGGTCGTCCTGGTCGCCACCTCCTTCCAGGTCGGTATCTCCCTCGACCCGCCCCTGGTGCTCCTCGCCGTCCAGCACACCTCCACCAGCTGGCCCCGGCTGCGTGACCGGCCCCGGCTCGGAGTGTCCGTGCTCGGCGCGGCCCACGACCAGGCCGCCATCCAGCTCGCCTCAACGACCGCTCGCGGGGAACGGTTCACCGGGCTGGAGACCACCACCACTGCCAGCGGCGCCCACCTGATCGCCGGCGCGGCCGCCTGGCTGGAATGCAGCGTGCACTCCCAGACCCGAGCCGGGGACCACGACCTCATCCTCCTGCGGGTGCACGCCCTTGCCGGCGCCCCTGGTACCGAGCCGCTGGTCTGGCACGGCGCCGGCTTCCGGACCCTCACCCCCCGGCCCGCCGCTCCCTGA
- a CDS encoding SDR family oxidoreductase: MTRTTVITGAASGIGKATAARLRAEGQRVIGVDLRGSDVAADLSTDEGRATLVEQVSAASGGHVDAVIAVAGLVAPSPVTLSVNYFGATAAVEGLHHLLARSAAPRAVVVSSIAAIQETDDALFERLMAGDEPGARREAERIGTTLNASGGSPIYTTSKYALARWVRAQAPTAHWAGAGIALNAVAPGVTATPMTVPVLATAEGRATLDAGAPSPLNGPAAPPEAPAALLAWLASAENTHVTGQVIFIDGGAESIHRPDSI; the protein is encoded by the coding sequence ATGACCAGGACAACGGTGATCACCGGGGCCGCGTCCGGGATCGGGAAGGCGACCGCAGCGCGTCTGCGCGCGGAGGGGCAGCGGGTCATCGGAGTCGACCTGCGAGGCTCCGACGTCGCTGCAGACCTCAGCACGGACGAGGGACGCGCAACCCTGGTCGAGCAGGTCTCGGCGGCGAGCGGCGGTCATGTCGATGCCGTCATCGCCGTAGCCGGTCTCGTCGCGCCCAGCCCGGTGACCCTCAGCGTCAACTACTTCGGCGCCACGGCCGCAGTCGAGGGGCTCCATCACCTGCTCGCCCGGTCCGCGGCCCCGCGGGCCGTGGTGGTCTCCTCGATCGCCGCCATCCAGGAGACGGACGACGCACTGTTCGAGCGTCTGATGGCGGGCGACGAGCCCGGAGCACGCCGGGAAGCTGAGCGGATCGGCACGACGCTCAACGCGTCGGGGGGCAGCCCCATCTACACGACGTCGAAGTACGCCCTGGCCCGCTGGGTCCGTGCCCAGGCCCCGACCGCGCACTGGGCCGGTGCGGGCATAGCACTCAACGCCGTCGCCCCCGGCGTCACCGCCACCCCGATGACCGTCCCGGTCCTGGCCACGGCAGAGGGCCGCGCCACGCTCGATGCAGGTGCGCCGTCACCGCTGAACGGACCGGCCGCACCGCCGGAGGCTCCGGCCGCGCTGCTGGCCTGGCTGGCCAGCGCGGAGAACACCCACGTCACCGGGCAGGTCATCTTCATCGATGGTGGCGCCGAGAGCATCCACCGACCCGACTCCATCTGA
- a CDS encoding DHA2 family efflux MFS transporter permease subunit gives MSQTLDPTLVVSPLGAPKERLARDEVVVIAVLALGAFVMVLSELVMGVALPQVMDDLAVSAAVGQWLTTAYALTMAVVIPATGFLMQRFAMRPLFIVTMALFALGTAIAAVAPTFEVLLVGRVTQAVGTAILLPLLTTTAFRLAPQGRRGQMMAVTTAVPAVAGAISPAVSGIVVAQLNWRWNFLLVLPLAVLALVIGGWKMRNITTPAPVRIDLASLVLAAIGFGAVLYGLSTVAEAHGGPARTVALSALLVGVLGIGAFVLRQQRLQRRDAALLDMRVFKHRNFSLSTCIFLLLVMTAFGVNVVLPLLLQEALGLGAFETGLLLIPGGAAIAITAAAVGRFYEQAGPRTLITFGAVLATAAWWVLSTATTDTPIAAILALHLLISIGMAFMWTPLFTLAMGSLPESLYTHGSAVLNTLQQLGGAAGIAVLIAVLTLFSDPQAAGSADAVSLEGMRATCIAAGVLTLAGAAAALFLPRRAVVTGARGEA, from the coding sequence ATGAGCCAGACACTCGACCCGACCCTGGTCGTGTCCCCGCTGGGCGCACCGAAGGAGCGCCTGGCCCGTGACGAGGTCGTCGTCATCGCCGTCCTGGCCCTGGGCGCCTTCGTCATGGTCCTCAGCGAGCTGGTGATGGGTGTCGCTCTGCCGCAGGTCATGGACGACCTGGCGGTCAGCGCGGCCGTCGGGCAGTGGTTGACGACCGCCTACGCCCTCACCATGGCCGTCGTCATCCCGGCGACGGGCTTCCTGATGCAGCGCTTCGCGATGCGCCCGTTGTTCATCGTCACGATGGCCTTGTTCGCCCTGGGAACGGCGATCGCGGCTGTGGCCCCGACCTTCGAGGTGCTGCTGGTCGGGCGCGTCACCCAGGCGGTCGGCACCGCGATCTTGCTGCCGCTGCTCACCACGACGGCGTTCCGCCTGGCGCCGCAGGGGCGGCGCGGGCAGATGATGGCGGTGACCACGGCCGTCCCGGCTGTCGCGGGAGCGATCAGTCCGGCCGTCTCGGGGATCGTCGTCGCGCAGCTGAACTGGCGGTGGAACTTCCTGCTCGTCCTGCCGCTGGCCGTGCTGGCCTTGGTGATCGGTGGCTGGAAGATGCGCAACATCACGACGCCCGCGCCGGTCCGGATCGACCTCGCTTCGTTGGTTCTTGCCGCGATCGGCTTCGGTGCCGTGCTCTACGGGCTGTCGACGGTGGCAGAGGCCCACGGCGGGCCCGCACGGACGGTCGCCCTGAGCGCCCTGCTGGTCGGTGTGCTGGGGATCGGGGCCTTCGTGTTGCGCCAGCAGCGACTGCAGCGCCGGGACGCGGCGCTGCTGGACATGAGGGTCTTCAAGCACCGCAACTTCAGTCTGTCCACGTGCATCTTCCTGCTGCTGGTGATGACCGCGTTCGGCGTCAATGTCGTGCTCCCCCTGCTGCTGCAGGAGGCCCTGGGCCTGGGCGCGTTCGAGACCGGGCTGCTCCTGATCCCCGGGGGCGCGGCGATTGCGATCACCGCGGCTGCGGTCGGCCGGTTCTACGAGCAGGCCGGACCTCGCACACTCATCACCTTCGGCGCGGTCCTGGCTACCGCTGCCTGGTGGGTGCTCAGCACCGCGACCACCGACACCCCCATCGCGGCCATCTTGGCCCTGCACTTGCTGATCAGCATCGGTATGGCGTTCATGTGGACCCCGCTGTTCACCCTGGCCATGGGCTCTCTGCCGGAGAGCCTGTATACGCACGGCAGCGCCGTGCTGAACACCCTCCAGCAGCTCGGTGGGGCCGCCGGCATCGCGGTGCTGATCGCCGTGCTGACCCTGTTCAGCGACCCGCAGGCCGCTGGATCGGCGGACGCAGTCTCCCTGGAGGGCATGCGGGCCACGTGCATCGCCGCCGGCGTGCTCACCCTGGCCGGCGCGGCCGCAGCGCTGTTCCTGCCCCGCCGGGCTGTCGTCACCGGAGCACGAGGAGAGGCATGA
- a CDS encoding TetR/AcrR family transcriptional regulator yields the protein MTTAAGASTRTRADKQRNRTHILEVAEDFFGEQGVGGSLDAIAKRAGVGPGTLYRHFPNREALLAALLQARYDELFARRDSIRREQSNPGVALELWLEALSEYVTAFDGLPDPLRVALSEKSSPLAMSCEHFLTATGEFLAAAQQDGSARPWVRSRDLVLSVLATAWVRGAALADDSSAQALSALQRTGWQTPTPSAPQS from the coding sequence GTGACTACTGCAGCAGGCGCTTCGACCAGGACGCGCGCGGACAAGCAGCGCAACCGCACGCACATCCTCGAAGTCGCCGAGGACTTCTTCGGCGAACAGGGCGTCGGCGGTTCTCTGGATGCCATCGCCAAGCGAGCCGGCGTCGGGCCCGGCACGCTCTACCGGCACTTCCCGAACCGCGAAGCGCTCCTAGCCGCTCTGCTGCAGGCCCGCTACGACGAGCTGTTCGCCCGCCGTGACAGCATCCGCCGCGAGCAGAGCAACCCCGGCGTGGCTCTCGAGCTCTGGCTCGAGGCGCTCAGCGAGTACGTCACGGCCTTCGACGGACTGCCCGATCCCCTGCGGGTCGCGTTGTCGGAGAAGTCGTCCCCGCTGGCGATGAGCTGCGAGCACTTCCTCACCGCGACTGGGGAGTTCCTCGCCGCGGCGCAACAGGACGGCAGCGCCCGGCCATGGGTGCGCAGTCGCGATCTGGTCCTGAGCGTGCTGGCCACCGCATGGGTGCGTGGCGCCGCTCTTGCTGACGATTCCTCGGCCCAGGCCCTGTCCGCCCTTCAGCGGACGGGATGGCAGACCCCCACCCCAAGCGCACCGCAGTCGTAG
- the bglX gene encoding beta-glucosidase BglX, protein MTVTQNPRGLDDPAIRARVEELLVDMTLAEKAGQLTQYFKFNLPEGEGTVGDMPQKRGEVEDALERGEAGSLLFVTDPAETNRLQRLTVEGSRQGIPALFGFDVIHGLRTILPVPIALAASWDPETIERGQAVAAREARAVGIHWTFAPMVDIARDPRWGRIVEGAGEDPYLGSAVAAAQVRGFQGDQLGTPERVVAGPKHFAGYGAAIGGRDYDEVDLSDQQLWNIYLPPFKAAIDAGAGNIMTAYMPLNGVPATGNRWLLTEVLRNQWGFNGFLVSDANAVRNLVTHGFASDLTDAAARAADAGLDLEMAISDPAYAHLPEAVESGAVSIEAVDACVRRILEVKLRLGLFDDPYVDEDHARTVLADPAHRQVAREAAQRSAVLLRNEGTLLPLNAEQLRSVAVLGPLADSKRDTLGPWVFDYNLDETVTVLAGLRDRLGDQAEVRYAPGVRPAQRTFPSMFEMFPGNANPDPEGFDDDAELQRAVELARTSDVAVLVLGEWHGMIGEAASRSSLELPGRQLELLHAVSATGTPVVLLVMNGRPLDLRWAAKNVPAILDIWYPGTQGGAAVADLLLGDVAPGGKLPFTWPRTVGQVPMIYSHTTSFEPQNQGKRYWDEESTPLFPFGHGLSYGTFTYSDLTLSRETVSRDGHLTASITVTNTGDRAGDEVAQLYIHQRHGAAARPVRELKGFQRLHIGAGEARTVQFEIGPDELRYWNAAARDFIVDATTFDVGIGSDSTVQLTATFATTA, encoded by the coding sequence ATGACCGTCACCCAGAACCCCCGTGGCCTCGATGACCCGGCGATCCGCGCCCGCGTCGAGGAGCTCCTCGTCGACATGACGCTCGCGGAGAAGGCCGGCCAGCTCACCCAGTACTTCAAGTTCAACCTCCCCGAGGGCGAAGGCACCGTCGGCGACATGCCGCAGAAGCGCGGCGAGGTGGAGGACGCCCTGGAACGCGGCGAAGCCGGGTCCCTGCTCTTCGTCACCGACCCGGCCGAGACCAACCGCCTGCAGCGGCTCACCGTCGAGGGCAGCCGCCAGGGCATCCCGGCGCTGTTCGGGTTCGACGTCATCCACGGGCTGCGCACCATCCTGCCCGTGCCCATCGCGCTGGCCGCGTCCTGGGACCCCGAGACGATCGAGCGCGGCCAGGCCGTCGCCGCCCGCGAGGCACGCGCCGTCGGCATCCACTGGACGTTCGCGCCGATGGTCGACATCGCCCGCGACCCCCGCTGGGGCCGCATCGTCGAGGGCGCCGGCGAGGACCCCTACCTCGGCTCTGCCGTCGCCGCCGCGCAGGTCCGCGGCTTCCAGGGCGACCAGCTCGGCACCCCCGAGCGCGTCGTCGCCGGCCCCAAGCACTTCGCCGGGTACGGCGCCGCGATCGGCGGGCGGGACTACGACGAGGTCGACCTGTCCGACCAGCAGCTCTGGAACATCTACCTTCCCCCGTTCAAGGCCGCGATCGACGCCGGGGCCGGCAACATCATGACCGCGTACATGCCGCTCAACGGCGTGCCCGCCACCGGCAACCGGTGGCTGCTCACCGAGGTGCTGCGCAACCAGTGGGGCTTCAACGGCTTCCTAGTCAGCGACGCCAACGCCGTGCGCAACCTCGTCACCCACGGCTTCGCCTCCGACCTCACCGACGCTGCGGCCCGCGCCGCCGACGCTGGCCTGGACCTCGAGATGGCGATCAGCGACCCCGCGTACGCCCACTTGCCCGAGGCCGTCGAGTCCGGTGCCGTCAGCATCGAGGCCGTGGACGCCTGCGTCCGGCGGATCCTCGAGGTCAAGCTCCGCCTCGGCCTGTTCGACGACCCGTACGTCGACGAAGACCACGCCCGCACCGTGCTCGCCGACCCCGCGCACCGCCAGGTTGCCCGCGAGGCCGCCCAGCGCTCCGCCGTCCTGCTGCGCAACGAGGGCACCCTCCTGCCGCTGAACGCCGAGCAGCTGCGCAGCGTCGCAGTCCTCGGCCCGCTCGCCGACTCCAAGCGCGACACCCTCGGCCCTTGGGTCTTCGACTACAACCTCGACGAGACCGTGACCGTCCTCGCCGGGCTCCGCGACCGGCTCGGCGACCAGGCCGAGGTCCGCTACGCCCCCGGCGTGCGCCCCGCGCAGCGCACCTTCCCCTCCATGTTCGAGATGTTTCCCGGCAACGCCAACCCCGACCCCGAGGGGTTCGACGACGACGCCGAGCTGCAGCGCGCCGTCGAGCTCGCCCGCACCAGCGACGTCGCCGTCCTCGTCCTCGGCGAGTGGCACGGCATGATCGGCGAGGCCGCCTCGCGGTCCTCCCTCGAGCTCCCAGGCCGCCAGCTCGAGCTGCTCCACGCGGTCTCCGCGACCGGCACGCCCGTCGTGCTGCTCGTCATGAACGGTCGCCCGCTCGACCTGCGGTGGGCCGCCAAGAACGTCCCAGCAATCCTCGACATCTGGTACCCCGGCACCCAAGGCGGCGCCGCGGTCGCCGACCTCCTGCTCGGCGACGTCGCACCCGGCGGCAAACTGCCCTTCACCTGGCCGCGGACCGTCGGCCAGGTCCCGATGATCTACTCCCACACCACCTCGTTCGAACCCCAAAACCAGGGCAAGCGGTACTGGGACGAGGAGAGCACCCCCCTGTTCCCGTTCGGACACGGGCTCAGCTACGGGACGTTCACCTACTCCGACCTCACGCTGAGCCGGGAGACGGTGTCCCGCGACGGGCACCTCACCGCATCCATCACCGTCACCAACACCGGCGACCGGGCCGGCGACGAGGTCGCCCAGCTTTACATCCACCAACGCCACGGCGCCGCTGCACGCCCCGTGCGCGAGCTCAAGGGCTTCCAGCGCCTCCACATTGGCGCCGGCGAAGCCCGGACCGTCCAGTTCGAGATCGGACCCGACGAACTGCGCTACTGGAACGCCGCCGCCCGCGACTTCATCGTCGACGCCACCACCTTCGACGTCGGCATCGGCAGCGACTCCACCGTGCAGCTCACCGCCACGTTCGCCACCACCGCCTGA
- a CDS encoding formylglycine-generating enzyme family protein has product MSPSSSTTPRQWRPAVSSPCCGPGSRGEHAATVPARPPVTPGPFTGHPEHEDVGIPGGTFTMGDPFGEGFPTDGEHLLHDVTVSPFRMDTTTVTAEQFAAFVADTGHRTDAETYGSSAVFHLHKHPSAVVRGAAPRATWWLDVVGADWAHPAGPGSNWQDTPDHPVVHVSHDDARAYARWAGRRLPTEAEWEYGARGGHAGRRFPWGDDLLGPSGEHLCNIWQGQFPTHDTAEDGYTGTCPVRSYPPNDFALYEMSGNVWEWCADWFLPRYYTSSPGNDPQGPTIGRGRVTRGGSFLCHDSYCTRYRVAARTGNSPDSSSSNCGFRTAALPTA; this is encoded by the coding sequence GTGTCCCCGAGCTCGTCGACGACGCCGAGGCAGTGGCGGCCAGCCGTGAGTAGCCCGTGCTGCGGTCCCGGCAGCCGCGGAGAGCACGCGGCGACCGTCCCCGCGCGCCCCCCGGTCACGCCGGGTCCGTTCACCGGTCACCCGGAGCACGAGGATGTCGGGATCCCGGGCGGGACGTTCACGATGGGTGACCCGTTCGGGGAGGGCTTCCCCACCGACGGTGAGCACCTGCTCCACGACGTCACGGTCAGCCCGTTCCGGATGGACACCACGACCGTCACGGCCGAGCAGTTCGCCGCGTTCGTCGCCGACACCGGGCACCGCACCGACGCCGAGACGTACGGCTCGTCCGCGGTGTTCCACCTGCACAAGCACCCGAGCGCCGTCGTGCGCGGCGCTGCTCCACGAGCCACCTGGTGGCTCGACGTCGTGGGAGCCGACTGGGCACACCCCGCCGGACCCGGCTCCAACTGGCAGGACACCCCCGACCATCCGGTCGTCCACGTCTCTCACGACGACGCGCGCGCGTACGCACGCTGGGCAGGTCGACGCCTACCCACCGAGGCCGAGTGGGAGTACGGCGCACGCGGCGGCCATGCCGGACGCCGCTTCCCCTGGGGGGACGACCTCCTCGGGCCCAGCGGGGAGCACCTGTGCAACATCTGGCAGGGCCAGTTCCCGACACACGACACCGCCGAGGACGGATACACCGGAACCTGTCCCGTCCGCAGCTACCCGCCCAACGACTTCGCGCTGTACGAGATGTCAGGCAACGTCTGGGAATGGTGCGCCGACTGGTTCCTGCCCCGGTACTACACCTCCTCCCCCGGCAACGACCCCCAGGGCCCCACCATCGGACGCGGCCGAGTCACCCGCGGCGGATCCTTCCTCTGCCACGACTCGTACTGCACCCGATACCGGGTCGCCGCTCGCACCGGGAACAGCCCCGACTCCTCCAGCAGCAACTGCGGCTTCCGCACAGCCGCTCTGCCAACGGCCTGA
- a CDS encoding sulfatase family protein — protein MKIIYVDVDSLRPDHTGAYGYPRDITPNLDAMAQDSVVFESYYCSDSPCLPSRTALTSGQFGITNGVVGHFGLDARYRLDAGHGPAYDRPLLGQILGQNGCLTSSVSSFAERHRAHFFLGNFRESVRSTPEVGDEPADAVTDAAIDWISRHTDTDDWYLHLTYWDPHTDYLQAPEWTDAAAAAGPAPAWPDQDAIDAHAEIYGPRSALDLHYSVRPQTSRVPYNMPEEIRTRADFEKLINGYDGGIHFWDTEFGRLRRAIADLGLADDVAIIVSSDHGESFGELGLYAEHGLASEPVHHLPLIIFWPGITDRQLEHRRNDALLYNIDLAPTILDLLDIDVPSRWQGTSFAPALHGQAIPSRDYLVWGHGAHTYQRAVRTRDHLYIKTLHPGSFRAEWESLYDVTNDPYLTHDLKDTQPQLLDAMRGRLSEWWHHYAGTPGALPDPMQQSLQVGPRLYNDPEDYMAHLRATGRSHLADDLNRRLHPDNAASPVSWHAQNQPHTPEEKERFIAMIEASRSASTDQPAAEKAERAGVPELVDDAEAVAASRE, from the coding sequence ATGAAGATCATCTACGTCGACGTCGACTCCCTGCGCCCGGACCACACAGGGGCCTACGGGTACCCCCGCGACATCACACCGAACCTGGACGCCATGGCGCAGGACAGCGTGGTGTTCGAGAGCTACTACTGCTCGGACTCCCCCTGCCTGCCCTCCCGCACGGCCCTGACCAGCGGGCAGTTCGGCATCACCAACGGAGTGGTCGGCCACTTCGGGCTCGACGCGCGCTACCGCCTCGACGCAGGCCACGGACCGGCCTACGACCGGCCCCTGCTCGGCCAGATCCTCGGCCAGAACGGGTGCCTGACCTCGTCGGTCTCCTCCTTCGCCGAGCGGCACCGCGCCCACTTCTTCCTCGGCAACTTCCGCGAGAGCGTGCGCTCGACCCCCGAGGTCGGCGACGAGCCCGCCGACGCCGTCACCGACGCCGCGATCGACTGGATCAGCCGTCACACCGACACCGACGACTGGTACCTGCACCTGACCTACTGGGACCCCCACACCGACTACCTCCAGGCGCCCGAGTGGACCGACGCCGCAGCCGCCGCCGGACCTGCACCCGCCTGGCCGGACCAGGACGCCATCGACGCTCACGCCGAGATCTACGGTCCTCGGTCCGCCCTCGACCTGCACTACAGCGTCCGCCCGCAGACCTCCCGCGTGCCGTACAACATGCCCGAGGAGATCCGCACCCGCGCGGACTTCGAGAAGCTCATCAACGGGTACGACGGCGGGATCCACTTCTGGGACACCGAGTTCGGCCGCCTGCGGCGCGCCATCGCCGACCTCGGCCTCGCCGACGACGTCGCGATCATCGTCAGCTCCGACCACGGCGAGTCCTTCGGCGAGCTCGGGCTCTACGCCGAGCACGGGCTGGCCAGCGAGCCGGTCCACCACCTGCCGCTCATCATCTTCTGGCCCGGCATCACCGACCGCCAGCTCGAGCACCGGCGCAACGACGCCCTGCTGTACAACATCGACCTGGCCCCGACCATCCTCGACCTGCTCGACATCGACGTCCCCAGCCGCTGGCAAGGCACCTCGTTCGCGCCGGCGCTGCACGGGCAGGCCATCCCCTCCCGCGACTACCTCGTGTGGGGCCACGGCGCCCACACCTACCAGCGGGCCGTGCGCACCCGCGACCACCTGTACATCAAGACCCTGCACCCCGGCTCGTTCCGCGCCGAGTGGGAGTCGCTGTACGACGTCACCAACGACCCGTACCTCACCCACGACCTCAAGGACACCCAGCCCCAGCTGCTCGACGCCATGCGTGGACGGCTCAGCGAGTGGTGGCACCACTACGCGGGCACCCCGGGTGCACTCCCGGACCCAATGCAGCAGTCCCTGCAGGTGGGGCCCCGGCTGTACAACGACCCGGAGGATTACATGGCCCACCTGCGCGCCACCGGCCGCTCGCACCTCGCCGACGACCTGAACCGCCGCCTGCATCCCGACAACGCCGCGAGCCCCGTCTCCTGGCACGCACAGAACCAGCCGCACACCCCCGAGGAGAAGGAGAGGTTCATCGCGATGATCGAGGCGAGCCGCTCGGCGTCCACGGACCAGCCGGCGGCCGAGAAGGCAGAGCGGGCCGGTGTCCCCGAGCTCGTCGACGACGCCGAGGCAGTGGCGGCCAGCCGTGAGTAG